The Methanococcoides methylutens MM1 genome has a window encoding:
- a CDS encoding phenylacetate--CoA ligase family protein: protein MKYWQPKFETMKHDELQELQLKRLKKTAAAVYENVPFYREKFDALGITPDDVKTLDDIKKLPMTRKTDLRDNYPFGLFAVPKDEIVRIHASSGTSGKPTVVGYTAKDIETWADMMARNFTMIGLDASDVFQNAVNYGLFTGGLGFHYGIERLGAMAVPSGTGNTVRQIEMMQDFGVTAIHCTPSYGLYLAETVREMGVADKLSLRVGCFGAEPWSSSTRKELEDAFQIKAYDSYGLSEMMGPGIAFECQEQDGLHIWSDHYIVEILDENGEEVAEGEKGEIVLTSLTKEALPVLRYRTGDIARRLASECPCGRTSDRISRILGRADDMLIVRGINVFPSQIEDVLVRIEKITDQFEIYLDRNKKKLDEITVRVELDEDAFTGEIGDLAAVKRVVEGDLKSVLNIRANVDLVEKGTIPRSTGKAKRVFDRREAI from the coding sequence ATGAAATACTGGCAGCCAAAATTTGAAACAATGAAGCACGATGAACTTCAGGAACTGCAATTGAAGCGTTTAAAGAAAACGGCTGCTGCAGTCTATGAAAATGTTCCTTTCTACAGGGAGAAGTTCGATGCTCTTGGCATAACCCCTGATGACGTCAAGACCCTTGATGACATCAAGAAATTGCCTATGACCCGAAAAACAGATCTTCGTGACAACTATCCTTTCGGCCTTTTTGCTGTCCCGAAGGATGAGATCGTCCGTATCCATGCATCTTCCGGTACAAGCGGTAAACCTACCGTTGTCGGATACACTGCAAAAGATATCGAGACCTGGGCAGACATGATGGCCCGCAACTTCACAATGATCGGCCTGGATGCAAGCGATGTTTTCCAGAATGCCGTCAACTACGGTCTTTTTACAGGTGGTCTTGGTTTCCATTATGGTATTGAAAGGCTCGGTGCCATGGCAGTCCCAAGCGGAACCGGAAATACTGTTCGCCAGATCGAGATGATGCAGGACTTTGGTGTCACTGCTATCCACTGTACTCCTTCTTATGGCCTTTACCTTGCAGAGACTGTCAGGGAAATGGGCGTTGCAGATAAATTATCATTACGTGTAGGCTGCTTTGGTGCAGAACCATGGTCTTCCAGTACAAGGAAAGAGCTTGAGGATGCTTTCCAGATAAAGGCTTACGATTCCTACGGACTTTCCGAGATGATGGGTCCGGGTATTGCTTTTGAATGCCAGGAGCAGGACGGCCTTCACATCTGGAGCGATCACTATATAGTAGAGATCCTTGACGAGAACGGTGAAGAGGTCGCAGAAGGTGAAAAAGGAGAGATCGTTCTTACTTCACTGACAAAGGAAGCGCTTCCTGTTCTCAGGTACCGTACCGGTGATATCGCCAGGCGCCTGGCAAGCGAGTGTCCATGTGGTCGTACAAGTGACCGTATCTCAAGGATCCTCGGAAGAGCAGATGACATGCTTATTGTAAGGGGTATCAATGTGTTCCCGTCCCAGATCGAGGACGTCCTTGTGAGGATCGAAAAGATCACTGACCAGTTCGAGATCTATCTTGACAGGAACAAGAAGAAGCTGGATGAGATCACTGTAAGGGTCGAGCTCGATGAGGATGCTTTCACCGGTGAGATCGGTGATCTTGCAGCAGTAAAGAGGGTAGTTGAGGGCGATCTAAAGAGCGTCCTGAACATCAGGGCCAATGTCGATCTTGTGGAAAAGGGAACCATCCCGAGAAGCACAGGCAAGGCAAAGAGGGTCTTTGACAGAAGGGAAGCTATCTGA
- a CDS encoding UbiA family prenyltransferase, with the protein MNEACNITENGRICRETLDTIKELWADFIYGGHIFAFGAICVAFMCSILFEIPITWDFLVIIYLTFYIIYLYDYFNGTEDDEKTNSTRANYFRQNDSKTITRILYGSIVSIASIYVLYSDIPNMLIGFAILFLGVTYQAYFKGLTKKITAFKNIFVSMVWAILVYVMFIYYSYPITTEALIISAFIFLRMTGIQILFDIRDIEGDQKKGLRTFPAIYGYRKGLMTLIAINFITSILLVYGAYIEAIPYTALMIVPVIFYAQNYLDKVDRSRKDHKSYLFAAGEPFIWFILIFSGSMFFRVVPYISEITNVL; encoded by the coding sequence ATGAACGAAGCATGTAATATAACTGAAAATGGCAGAATATGTAGAGAAACGTTAGACACAATTAAGGAGCTATGGGCTGATTTCATATATGGAGGACATATTTTCGCATTTGGTGCGATCTGTGTTGCATTTATGTGTTCGATCCTTTTTGAGATCCCCATAACATGGGATTTTCTGGTCATAATCTACCTGACTTTCTACATAATCTATCTTTATGACTACTTCAATGGAACAGAAGATGATGAGAAAACAAATTCAACCCGTGCAAACTATTTCCGGCAAAATGATTCAAAGACAATAACCCGAATATTATACGGATCCATCGTATCCATTGCTTCCATTTATGTGCTCTACAGTGACATTCCGAACATGCTCATCGGATTCGCTATCCTCTTTCTCGGAGTGACATATCAGGCATATTTCAAGGGCCTGACAAAAAAGATAACGGCATTCAAAAATATTTTTGTATCAATGGTATGGGCCATACTTGTGTATGTTATGTTCATATATTACTCATATCCGATCACAACAGAAGCCCTGATCATCTCCGCATTTATATTCCTGAGAATGACCGGGATACAGATCCTTTTTGATATCAGGGACATCGAAGGTGACCAGAAGAAAGGCCTCCGCACATTCCCTGCGATCTACGGATACAGGAAAGGTCTTATGACACTGATCGCCATCAATTTCATTACTTCTATACTGCTTGTCTACGGAGCATATATCGAAGCCATACCATACACAGCATTGATGATAGTACCGGTGATCTTCTACGCCCAGAACTATCTTGACAAAGTAGACAGGTCAAGAAAGGACCACAAAAGCTACCTCTTTGCAGCCGGAGAACCATTCATCTGGTTCATCCTTATCTTCTCAGGTTCAATGTTCTTCCGCGTGGTCCCATACATATCAGAGATCACGAACGTCCTCTGA
- a CDS encoding endonuclease/exonuclease/phosphatase family protein, with product MLKKTILILFLSIFLLSSGCTDSTEDLAGSVEEVATAAAEISGAIEEIESELNEPVQNSESGELVVSDGEDLRIGAFNIQVFGVTKASKPDVMLVLADIVRTYDIIAIQEIRDSSQTALPELVDLVNSDGSQYDYVVSERLGRTSSKEQYAYIYDTTTVAVTGTPETYPEPEATDPFHRQPYISSFSALGGDYDVVLMVIHTDPDEATEEINALDDVLEYAQMSYPDEGDFVIMGDFNADGNYFDEDSSSDLDAYFWLIDDSIDTTTKSTDYTYDRIVMTDTSDIVGDHGVFRYDLEYGLSEEMTVAVSDHYPVYMEVRCDGDSDL from the coding sequence ATGCTAAAAAAAACAATCCTTATCTTATTTTTATCAATATTCCTGCTATCTTCCGGTTGCACGGATTCCACAGAAGACCTTGCCGGTTCAGTGGAGGAAGTCGCTACAGCTGCAGCCGAGATTTCAGGTGCTATTGAAGAAATAGAAAGCGAACTGAACGAACCGGTTCAAAATAGTGAATCAGGAGAACTTGTTGTTTCCGATGGTGAAGATCTCCGTATAGGTGCCTTCAACATACAGGTCTTCGGAGTAACAAAGGCATCAAAACCGGATGTAATGCTGGTTCTTGCAGACATCGTACGCACTTATGATATCATTGCCATCCAGGAGATCCGGGACTCTTCCCAGACCGCTCTTCCTGAACTTGTGGACCTTGTGAACAGCGATGGTTCACAATACGATTATGTCGTAAGCGAGCGCCTTGGAAGGACTTCCAGCAAGGAGCAGTATGCATACATCTACGACACCACGACGGTTGCAGTAACCGGAACTCCTGAAACCTATCCTGAGCCGGAGGCAACCGATCCGTTCCACAGGCAGCCATATATAAGTTCATTCAGTGCGTTGGGTGGAGATTATGATGTAGTTCTCATGGTGATACACACCGATCCGGACGAAGCTACGGAAGAGATCAATGCTCTTGATGATGTCCTGGAATATGCACAGATGTCCTATCCTGATGAAGGTGACTTTGTCATCATGGGTGATTTCAACGCTGACGGAAACTACTTCGATGAAGACTCATCCAGTGACCTTGATGCCTACTTCTGGCTGATCGATGATAGTATTGATACTACCACAAAGAGCACTGACTACACTTACGACAGGATAGTCATGACCGATACTTCCGACATTGTTGGGGATCATGGCGTTTTCAGGTATGATCTTGAATACGGTCTGTCCGAAGAAATGACTGTGGCTGTATCAGACCACTATCCGGTCTACATGGAGGTCAGATGTGATGGTGACAGTGACCTGTGA
- a CDS encoding STAS domain-containing protein, translated as MDTFVLLATFALTVLTDLVFAIQAGMFLSIVLLFIRLTNIIDISSMENYDPSEGINATINSDPYLDENVAVYTINGPFFFGAMNVFEHKVDEQIKMSKKHIVIRMRYVPFIDTTGIERLKSFISLRKKMGQKVYLTSVQPSVMAVIDSDNDLTGMIREKDVLVFSRTQEALGFLKSVGKGGNGN; from the coding sequence ATGGATACCTTCGTCCTGCTTGCAACCTTTGCACTGACAGTCCTGACGGATCTTGTATTTGCCATTCAGGCAGGCATGTTCCTTTCCATAGTACTGCTGTTCATACGCCTGACGAACATAATTGACATAAGTTCCATGGAAAACTACGACCCATCGGAAGGTATCAATGCTACGATAAATTCCGATCCGTACCTTGATGAGAATGTAGCTGTCTATACTATAAACGGTCCGTTCTTCTTTGGAGCGATGAACGTGTTCGAGCACAAGGTCGATGAACAGATCAAGATGAGCAAAAAGCACATCGTAATACGAATGCGATATGTTCCTTTCATTGATACCACAGGCATCGAAAGGCTGAAAAGCTTCATTTCGCTCCGTAAGAAAATGGGTCAGAAGGTTTACCTGACAAGTGTCCAGCCATCAGTAATGGCTGTTATTGACTCCGATAACGATCTTACTGGAATGATACGGGAAAAAGACGTACTTGTATTCAGCAGGACTCAGGAAGCTCTTGGTTTCCTGAAGTCTGTCGGGAAGGGTGGAAATGGGAATTGA
- the fae gene encoding formaldehyde-activating enzyme, producing MAKITQSLIGEALVGEGPEVAHIDLVIGTKGSAVETAFMNALANPQQGHSPLLAVLEPNVMPKPATLLVNKVTIKNVSQASLMFGPAQAAVAKAVMDSVADGVIPKEEAENLLIIVSVFLEWDATDKEKIYDFNYEATKMAIKRAIDGTPTVDEALAKKDSAEHPFA from the coding sequence ATGGCAAAGATCACACAGAGTCTTATTGGCGAAGCATTGGTAGGAGAAGGACCTGAAGTTGCACACATCGACCTTGTTATCGGTACAAAGGGAAGTGCAGTTGAGACAGCATTCATGAACGCACTTGCAAACCCACAGCAGGGTCATTCCCCTTTGCTTGCAGTGCTTGAACCAAATGTTATGCCAAAACCTGCAACACTTCTGGTGAACAAGGTAACCATCAAAAATGTATCCCAGGCTTCTCTCATGTTCGGCCCTGCACAGGCAGCTGTTGCAAAAGCTGTAATGGACAGTGTAGCTGATGGCGTCATACCAAAAGAAGAAGCAGAAAACCTTCTCATCATTGTTTCAGTCTTCCTCGAATGGGATGCAACAGACAAGGAAAAGATCTACGACTTCAACTATGAAGCAACAAAGATGGCGATCAAGCGTGCTATTGACGGAACACCTACAGTTGATGAAGCACTTGCAAAGAAGGATTCTGCAGAGCATCCATTTGCTTAA
- a CDS encoding helix-turn-helix domain-containing protein, with amino-acid sequence MGELEHSPIDKAIRLISKKWTLNIIRDMFCGSTRFNDFLKSNPKLSSKVLSDKLRQMEEDELIEKVIVSKTPLSIEYHLTDKGRNLNKVLYELSDFAYKECIDESAPECTEKSFELTKKILGIEN; translated from the coding sequence ATGGGAGAATTAGAACACAGCCCTATCGATAAAGCGATCAGATTGATAAGCAAGAAATGGACCCTTAATATTATCAGGGACATGTTCTGTGGAAGCACCCGCTTCAACGATTTTTTAAAGAGCAATCCCAAACTCAGCAGCAAGGTCCTGTCAGACAAGTTGCGCCAGATGGAAGAAGATGAACTGATAGAGAAAGTAATTGTTTCCAAAACTCCGCTGTCTATCGAGTATCACCTCACGGACAAAGGCAGGAATCTCAACAAGGTACTTTACGAGCTTTCAGATTTTGCGTATAAGGAGTGCATCGATGAATCTGCTCCGGAATGTACTGAGAAAAGTTTTGAGCTTACAAAGAAGATACTGGGGATAGAAAATTAA
- the hypF gene encoding carbamoyltransferase HypF: protein MQTQCRKINVSGVVQGVGFRPFVHHIAIENGLCGYVKNTGNDVEIVSEGKKENIERFLHELQSKRPPLASVDQIRTKVSRVSGFSNFSILDSEQDESARSIIPPDTAICSDCLRDMYDSKDRHFHYPFTSCTNCGPRYSLVSSLPFDRGNTSMDQFPLCTECSLEYKFPSDRRFHAQATCCPECGPVLSFTNCSGDVLASGHDAILRCAELIDEGSIVAIKGYGGFHLVCDATSDSAVLNLRDSLNRSAQPFAVMAKDIDTVSSFACINAEESSLLQSRQLPIVVLDKNGDFSLSSHIAPDLHNMGVMLPYSGTHHLLFDNTDSAVYVMTSANLPGLPMLTDSEEALSDLSRIADHFLLHNYVIRNRIDDSVIRLINGKKAFIRRSRGFVPERIELPFSIESVIGVGPELNTTVTLAKDNNAYISQYIGNTSHFETAQYHKQVISDLERLTKINPYRWGCDLHPEFNTTRFAQEQGGNRTVFVQHHYAHIVSLMVDNLLPADSRIIGIALDGAGYGEDGTIWGGEVFEATYSGYERVAHLMEQSMPGGDMAAIYPSRMVLGMLHDVLEPEELRELPLYFRHGESERNVVLQQLERNVNLVRTSSFARVLDSAAALLGISHYRSYQGEPAMKLESVARDGVHDLDLPVVCKRGVLDTTSLLYGLYERLDSHDVRDLAYSIEDALAVGVAELAVSAAKKRSIDVIGLSGGVAYNEHITGRICEVVKDSGFEFLTHNRIPCGDGGVSLGQAVVAGYSERRS from the coding sequence ATGCAAACTCAATGTAGGAAGATCAATGTTAGCGGGGTAGTGCAGGGGGTTGGCTTTCGCCCGTTCGTACATCATATTGCAATAGAGAACGGACTCTGCGGTTATGTGAAGAACACAGGTAATGATGTAGAGATAGTCTCAGAAGGTAAAAAAGAGAATATCGAACGTTTTCTCCACGAGCTACAGAGCAAAAGACCTCCGCTTGCATCTGTTGACCAGATAAGAACGAAAGTTTCCCGTGTATCGGGCTTTTCCAATTTCTCTATACTTGACAGTGAACAGGATGAATCTGCCAGATCCATTATCCCGCCTGACACTGCTATCTGTTCTGATTGCCTGCGTGATATGTACGATAGTAAGGACAGGCATTTCCATTATCCTTTTACGTCCTGTACAAACTGCGGGCCGAGATATTCCCTTGTAAGTTCTCTCCCTTTTGATAGGGGAAATACTAGTATGGATCAATTCCCCCTTTGCACGGAATGCAGTCTTGAGTACAAATTTCCTTCTGACAGGAGATTCCATGCACAGGCCACGTGTTGTCCGGAATGTGGTCCTGTTCTTTCATTCACCAATTGCAGTGGCGATGTTCTTGCATCCGGACATGATGCTATTCTCAGATGTGCTGAACTCATAGATGAGGGGTCGATCGTTGCGATCAAAGGCTATGGTGGGTTCCACCTTGTATGTGATGCGACTTCGGACAGTGCTGTCCTGAATCTCAGGGATTCTCTTAATCGGTCTGCACAGCCTTTCGCGGTGATGGCAAAGGACATTGATACTGTATCTTCTTTTGCTTGTATCAATGCAGAAGAGAGTTCTCTGTTGCAAAGCAGGCAGCTTCCGATCGTTGTTCTGGATAAAAATGGTGACTTTTCGCTATCTTCTCACATTGCTCCTGATCTTCACAACATGGGTGTGATGTTACCTTACTCAGGCACACATCACCTACTGTTTGATAATACTGATTCAGCTGTCTACGTAATGACATCTGCCAATCTTCCGGGTCTTCCAATGTTGACCGATAGTGAAGAAGCATTGTCGGATCTCAGTAGAATAGCAGATCATTTTCTGCTTCATAACTATGTTATCAGGAACAGGATCGATGATTCGGTGATCAGGCTCATTAATGGCAAAAAGGCTTTCATACGTCGTTCCCGGGGTTTTGTACCCGAGAGGATAGAACTTCCGTTTTCGATAGAGTCAGTGATAGGTGTTGGTCCCGAGCTAAACACTACTGTTACACTGGCAAAGGATAATAATGCATATATTTCCCAGTATATCGGGAACACAAGTCATTTTGAAACTGCCCAATATCATAAGCAGGTCATTTCTGATCTGGAACGGTTAACAAAGATCAACCCTTATCGGTGGGGTTGCGACCTGCATCCGGAATTTAACACCACACGTTTCGCACAGGAGCAAGGTGGAAATAGAACGGTCTTCGTGCAGCACCATTATGCACACATCGTTTCGCTAATGGTGGACAATCTTTTGCCAGCCGATTCAAGGATCATCGGTATTGCTCTTGATGGTGCAGGTTACGGGGAAGATGGAACAATATGGGGCGGTGAGGTCTTTGAAGCCACGTATTCAGGTTATGAAAGAGTTGCTCATCTTATGGAGCAGTCGATGCCGGGTGGGGATATGGCTGCGATCTATCCTTCACGTATGGTTCTGGGGATGCTGCATGATGTTCTTGAGCCGGAAGAGTTGAGGGAATTGCCTCTTTACTTCAGGCATGGTGAATCTGAACGTAATGTTGTCTTGCAACAACTGGAAAGGAATGTTAATCTTGTAAGAACGAGCAGTTTTGCAAGGGTGCTTGACAGTGCAGCAGCACTTCTTGGGATCTCTCATTATCGCAGTTATCAGGGTGAGCCTGCAATGAAGCTTGAATCAGTCGCAAGAGATGGTGTGCATGATCTGGATCTGCCTGTCGTTTGCAAACGTGGAGTGCTTGATACTACCAGCCTTTTGTATGGTCTGTACGAAAGGCTTGATTCACATGATGTTCGTGATCTAGCATATTCCATAGAAGATGCACTTGCTGTTGGGGTTGCAGAACTTGCTGTTTCAGCTGCTAAGAAACGGAGTATTGATGTTATAGGGCTCAGTGGGGGTGTTGCATACAACGAACACATAACAGGTCGTATCTGTGAAGTTGTAAAGGATTCGGGTTTTGAATTCCTTACTCATAACAGAATTCCGTGTGGAGATGGCGGTGTTTCCCTGGGACAGGCTGTTGTTGCGGGATATTCTGAAAGGAGATCTTGA
- a CDS encoding hydrogenase maturation protease produces MSESDPSVRIIGCGNLLMGDDGVGVRVVEALEKRASDLPEKVEIHDAGVCGLDILNLLDGVNKVIIIDSIVGSGSGEKGSILRFGLEDLLSKANEHAGIFSAHDFGISDILTIAKHVQELPEIIVFGIEIGNIQQDMSMDLSPEVLDAVGRVIPYVVEEISGMHQ; encoded by the coding sequence ATGTCTGAATCTGATCCATCTGTTCGAATAATCGGATGTGGGAATCTTTTAATGGGGGATGATGGCGTTGGCGTGAGGGTTGTCGAAGCTCTAGAAAAAAGGGCCAGTGATCTTCCGGAAAAAGTAGAGATACATGATGCCGGTGTGTGCGGTCTTGACATCCTGAACCTGCTAGATGGCGTTAATAAGGTCATCATTATTGATTCAATAGTTGGCAGCGGAAGTGGGGAAAAAGGTTCGATTCTTCGTTTTGGTCTTGAGGACCTTTTGAGCAAAGCCAATGAGCACGCTGGAATTTTCTCTGCCCATGATTTCGGAATTTCTGATATCCTGACTATTGCAAAACATGTTCAGGAACTTCCTGAAATTATCGTTTTTGGAATAGAGATTGGTAATATACAGCAGGATATGTCAATGGACCTCAGTCCGGAGGTTCTTGATGCGGTGGGCAGGGTGATTCCGTATGTTGTTGAAGAAATTTCTGGAATGCATCAATGA
- a CDS encoding nickel-dependent hydrogenase large subunit gives MVRVTVDPLTRVVGPLRLDTEVDENGIITEARSSNMIFRGFERIYRGQDPRDSILLSQRICGVCPVAHSIAAVNALDDLYGVAESVPKDALVARNINHGLNTISNHLLHFYILWGPDLANPAYGDVLSTFGNLGSSVWKEFLGRFAPISYKIGGESIPPGSSYVGVIPMKKILHDAGAVIGGKMPHQTVMYPGGVTNNPTASDVETMSSIMSEVVDFLNATSIGIPFEEWVGNTYRASSPKKAVDFFIEHLHELTERSLRTNDLSRSNGWGDVELYSALGSELIGEQIMGLPISLKHDNMSGYNDLSKIGFLSYGDFYNVEHEGYEPTSPAGDRFQTSGFMTSSLEYHKFDSAKVTESVKHAFYDDYEGDKHPYEGVTEPFTDPGRIDYQDFSAEKYTWSKAPRYEGIPCEVGPFSRLLIMKEPLVTGLVQLFLDNGYSPFNSFTRMIARMQELFIITNEVIQWITTDLDPNGRFRVDIDMSAAEDSRGMGICEAPRGALGHWVITDNDAKVANYQIVTPSAWNLSPRDSEGVPGPLEHALIGSTISAVDNWLGVDFSNPTGILHVGRSYDPCITCAVHTIDLTGKNPPGMVRLL, from the coding sequence ATGGTCCGTGTAACGGTTGACCCCCTTACAAGGGTAGTAGGTCCTTTAAGGCTTGATACCGAGGTCGATGAGAACGGTATCATAACTGAGGCAAGAAGTTCCAACATGATCTTCAGGGGGTTTGAACGTATATATCGCGGTCAGGATCCGAGGGATTCAATTCTCCTTTCCCAGAGGATCTGTGGTGTCTGTCCGGTGGCACACTCCATAGCTGCTGTCAATGCACTTGATGATCTATATGGCGTTGCTGAGTCTGTTCCAAAGGATGCACTTGTTGCAAGGAACATTAATCACGGACTGAACACGATCTCAAATCATTTACTCCATTTCTACATCCTGTGGGGCCCGGACCTTGCAAATCCTGCCTATGGTGATGTACTGTCCACTTTTGGGAACCTGGGATCATCGGTATGGAAAGAGTTTCTTGGGAGATTTGCCCCGATCAGCTACAAGATCGGTGGAGAATCTATTCCTCCCGGAAGTTCCTATGTTGGCGTAATACCGATGAAGAAGATACTGCACGATGCCGGTGCTGTGATCGGTGGAAAGATGCCCCACCAGACTGTCATGTATCCCGGCGGGGTTACGAACAATCCGACGGCTTCAGATGTTGAAACAATGTCGTCGATCATGTCAGAGGTGGTCGATTTCCTAAATGCTACTTCGATAGGAATACCCTTCGAGGAATGGGTTGGGAACACGTACAGGGCATCTTCTCCAAAGAAAGCTGTGGATTTCTTTATTGAACATCTTCACGAACTGACCGAAAGATCACTCAGAACAAACGACCTTTCGCGTTCAAATGGCTGGGGGGATGTTGAACTCTATTCCGCATTAGGCTCGGAACTTATCGGTGAACAAATAATGGGACTTCCAATAAGTCTCAAGCACGACAATATGAGTGGATACAATGATCTTTCAAAGATCGGTTTCCTTTCATATGGGGATTTCTACAACGTGGAACACGAAGGATATGAACCAACAAGTCCTGCCGGTGATCGCTTCCAGACCTCCGGTTTTATGACCAGTTCGCTTGAATACCACAAATTTGATTCAGCTAAGGTCACGGAAAGTGTAAAACATGCCTTCTATGACGACTATGAAGGCGATAAACATCCTTATGAGGGTGTTACCGAACCTTTTACTGATCCCGGTAGGATCGATTATCAGGATTTCTCTGCGGAAAAATACACATGGTCCAAAGCTCCACGTTATGAGGGCATCCCCTGTGAGGTGGGCCCGTTCTCCCGTTTGCTTATCATGAAAGAGCCACTTGTTACGGGTCTTGTGCAATTGTTCCTGGATAATGGATATTCTCCTTTCAACAGCTTTACCAGAATGATAGCACGCATGCAGGAATTGTTCATAATAACCAATGAAGTGATTCAATGGATAACAACAGACCTTGATCCAAATGGAAGGTTCCGGGTGGATATTGACATGTCAGCAGCAGAGGATTCCAGGGGAATGGGTATTTGTGAAGCCCCCAGGGGTGCACTGGGACATTGGGTCATAACAGATAACGACGCAAAGGTCGCCAATTATCAGATCGTTACACCAAGCGCCTGGAACCTGAGCCCACGGGACAGTGAGGGGGTACCCGGTCCTCTTGAACATGCATTGATTGGTTCCACAATATCTGCTGTTGATAACTGGCTGGGAGTCGATTTCAGCAATCCGACCGGCATATTACATGTAGGGAGGTCCTATGATCCCTGTATAACGTGTGCTGTCCACACCATCGATCTCACAGGGAAGAATCCACCCGGCATGGTCAGACTGCTCTGA
- a CDS encoding hydrogenase small subunit, whose amino-acid sequence MSEESTDSGSTANDLDFLRMDWHKFLKARRSGGGFKLLESYMNDNPGDHDFPETRVLWIQGAQCTGCSESLLDASNPALLKAFEILNIDLKRHEAFLAHQGLFVDGEPANTSELNSEILLDEISEQGNYILMVEGAIANGPDGSGKYFMSGNRSSKEMFKKAAQNADLIIAVGTCAAYGGINTADSDIVNILDYRGVAFTKKDPSKGMLNLLGIDKPVINIPGCPPHPDWIIYTLSAIISGNVKIPDDLPEVLDKFGRPKVFFPPDHNVHKDCPRKEFFDNKEFDTCVGGEKCLLKMGCQAFLAHADCALRKWNDGHSYCVQAGSPCIACVEPDFPDNTRPLYSSKKNRKRKEADQ is encoded by the coding sequence TTGAGTGAGGAAAGTACCGATTCAGGCAGCACTGCCAATGATCTTGATTTCTTAAGGATGGACTGGCACAAGTTCCTTAAGGCAAGAAGGTCAGGAGGGGGATTCAAGCTTCTGGAGTCCTACATGAATGATAATCCTGGAGATCATGACTTTCCTGAGACTCGTGTATTGTGGATCCAGGGAGCCCAATGTACAGGTTGTTCTGAGTCTTTACTGGATGCTTCCAATCCTGCACTCCTGAAGGCATTCGAGATACTGAACATAGATCTGAAACGTCATGAAGCTTTCCTTGCACATCAGGGGCTATTTGTTGATGGGGAGCCTGCCAATACTTCAGAACTAAATTCAGAAATACTTCTTGATGAGATCAGTGAACAGGGCAACTATATTCTGATGGTGGAGGGTGCAATTGCGAACGGTCCCGATGGTTCGGGGAAATATTTCATGTCCGGAAACCGCAGCAGCAAGGAAATGTTCAAAAAGGCAGCCCAAAATGCTGACCTGATAATAGCTGTGGGGACCTGTGCTGCATACGGTGGCATAAATACTGCTGACAGCGACATCGTTAATATTCTGGATTATCGAGGTGTTGCCTTTACGAAGAAAGATCCTTCAAAAGGAATGTTGAACCTTCTCGGGATAGACAAACCTGTGATCAACATTCCGGGCTGTCCCCCTCATCCCGACTGGATAATCTATACGTTAAGTGCAATTATATCAGGTAATGTTAAGATACCCGATGACCTGCCTGAGGTGCTGGATAAATTTGGCAGGCCCAAGGTTTTCTTCCCACCGGATCATAACGTTCACAAGGACTGTCCCAGAAAGGAGTTTTTTGATAACAAGGAATTCGATACCTGTGTTGGCGGAGAGAAATGCCTGCTGAAAATGGGATGCCAGGCCTTCCTTGCACATGCCGACTGTGCACTGCGCAAATGGAATGACGGGCACAGCTACTGTGTGCAGGCAGGTTCCCCTTGTATTGCATGCGTGGAACCGGATTTTCCTGATAATACAAGACCACTGTATTCAAGCAAGAAAAACAGGAAAAGAAAGGAGGCTGATCAATAA
- a CDS encoding HypC/HybG/HupF family hydrogenase formation chaperone has product MCIAIPGKITSILNENTATVDIGGIKRKVNLDLIGGADSSLIGRYALVHVGYAISLVSDEESEEILKLLRDVMDLS; this is encoded by the coding sequence ATGTGCATAGCCATTCCGGGAAAAATAACTTCGATCCTGAATGAGAATACGGCTACTGTGGATATCGGGGGTATAAAGAGAAAGGTGAACCTTGATCTGATAGGGGGAGCTGACAGTTCGCTTATAGGCAGGTATGCACTTGTCCATGTCGGCTATGCCATCTCATTGGTATCTGATGAAGAAAGTGAAGAAATTCTCAAATTACTAAGAGATGTGATGGACCTCAGTTGA